In a genomic window of Pelecanus crispus isolate bPelCri1 chromosome 1, bPelCri1.pri, whole genome shotgun sequence:
- the TTLL1 gene encoding polyglutamylase complex subunit TTLL1, whose translation MAGKVKWVTDIEKSVLINNFEKRGWIQVAENEDWNFYWMSVQTIRNVFSVETGYRLSDDQIVNHFPNHYELTRKDLMVKNIKRYRKELEKEGSPLAEKDENGKYIYLDFVPVTFMLPADYNLFVEEFRKNPSSTWIMKPCGKAQGKGIFLINKLSQIKKWSRDSKTSSFVSQSSKEAYVISLYINNPLLIGGKKFDLRLYVLVSTYRPLRCYMYKLGFCRFCTVKYTPSTSELDNMFVHLTNVAIQKHGDDYNHIHGGKWTVSNLRLYLESTRGKEVTNKLFDEIHWIIVQSLKAVAPVMNNDKHCFECYGYDIIIDDKLKPWLIEVNASPSLTSSTANDRILKYNLINDTLNIAVPNGEIPDCKWNKSPPKEVLGNYEVLYDEEMAQSDGPDRDLRNRSGQSTGAKGNRARDSGKPVLTTWK comes from the exons ATGGCAGGAAAAGTAAAGTGGGTTACTGACatagaaaaatctgttctaaTAAACAACTTTGAAAAAAGAGGCTGGATTCAGGtggcagaaaatgaagactgGAATTTTTATTG GATGAGTGTGCAAAcaatcagaaatgttttcagtgtgGAAACTGGTTACCGCCTCTCTGATGACCAAATTGTCAATCATTTCCCAAACCATTATGAACTGACCAGAAAAGATTTGATGGTAAAGAATATCAAGCGATATAGGAAAGAACTTGAGAAAGAAGGAAGTCCTCTTGctgaaaaggatgaaaatgggaaatatatttatttgg ATTTTGTTCCTGTTACTTTTATGCTTCCTGCCGATTATAATCTCTTTGTTgaagaattcagaaaaaatCCCTCCAGCACTTGGATTATGAAACCTTGTGGCAAAGCTCAAGGAAAAGGAATATTTCTAATCAATAAACTctcccaaattaaaaaatggtcTCGAGATAGCAAAACATCTTC GTTTGTATCTCAGTCTTCCAAAGAAGCCTATGTGATTTCTCTCTATATCAACAATCCATTACTTATTGGTGGAAAGAAATTTGATCTTCGTCTGTATGTTTTAGTATCTACATATCGTCCACTGAGATGTTACAT GTATAAACTTGGATTTTGCCGGTTTTGCACAGTAAAATATACACCAAGTACAAGTGAATTGGATAACATGTTTGTACATCTTACAAATGTTGCCATTCAGAAACACGGG GATGATTACAATCACATCCATGGAGGCAAGTGGACAGTGAGTAACTTGCGCCTGTATCTGGAGAGCACCCGTGGAAAGGAAGTcacaaacaaattatttgatGAAATTCACTGGATAATTGTGCAGTCACTGAAGGCTGTTGCG cctgtcATGAATAATGATAAACACTGCTTTGAGTGTTATGGATATGACATTATCATTGATGACAAGCTTAAACCATGGCTAATTGAG gttAATGCTTCCCCTTCTCTTACTTCCAGTACTGCTAATGATCGCATCTTGAAGTATAATCTTATTAACGACACACTTAACATTGCTGTGCCAAATGGGGAAATTCCAGACTGTAAATGGAATAAATCTCCACCAAAAGAGGTTCTTGGCAATTATGAAGTCTT ATATGATGAAGAGATGGCGCAAAGCGATGGGCCTGATCGTGACTTGCGAAATCGTTCTGGGCAATCCACTGGAGCAAAAGGAAATCGTGCAAGAGATTCAGGAAAGCCTGTACTAACCACCTGGAAGtga